ACGTTTGGCACCTTGTGGCTGTGGGGAAGATTCCATAATTTGACAGCTCCAAAAACAATTAAGAAAAggttatttattttgcgAATCCAATGGTAATCAGAGTCGGCATCAATGGGTTTGGTCGTATTGGCCGCGTTGTGTTCCGAGCTGCGCAGCGCCGAAACGACATCGAAATTGTTGGGATCAACGATTTGCTCGATGCGGATTACATGGCTTACATGTTGAAGTATGATTCCACTCACGGCCGCTTCGAAGGTGCGGTAGAGGTTCAAGGTGGTGCACTTGTGGTAAACGGCAAGAAGATTCGCGTCACGTCCGAGCGGGATCCCGCGAACTTGAAGTGGAATGAAATTAATGTGGACGTTGTTGTGGAGTCTACTGGACTTTTTCTCTCCGACGATACGGCACGAAAGCACATCCAGGCTGGTGCCAAGAAGGTCGTCATCACAGGTCCTTCGAAGGACGACACACCAATGTTCGTTATGGGTGTAAACCACACGACTTACAAGGGGGAAGCCATCGTCTCAAACGCATCATGCACGACGAACTGCCTTGCCCCCCTTGCAAAGGTGCTCAACGACAAGTTTGGCATCGTGGAAGGACTCATGACAACCGTTCACGCAACAACGGCGACACAGAAAACTGTCGATGGCCCCTCGCAGAAGGACTGGCGTGGCGGCAGGGGTGCAGCGCAGAATATTATTCCTTCATCCACCGGTGCGGCGAAAGCGGTGGGCAAAATCATCCCGTCGCTCAATGGCAAACTCACTGGTATGGCCTTCCGTGTACCAACTCCCAACGTTTCCGTGGTGGATCTCACAGTGCGGCTAGAGCGTCCCGCGACCTACAAGCAAATTTGCGACGCCATTAAGGCTGCATCAGAGGGTGAACTGAAGGGGATTTTGGGTTATGTGGACGAAGAGATTGTTTCCAGTGACATCAACGGCATTCCGCTCACATCCGTCTTCGATGCCAGGGCGGGTATTTCGCTGAACGACAACTTCGTTAAGCTGGTCTCGTGGTATGACAACGAAACCGGGTACTCAAACAAGGTCCTAGACCTCATTGCGCACATCACAAAGTGAGAAAGTGGGCTTTTAgccacttcttttcttttttgttgcgttTTACCCCCTACTCATCAAGGTAAAATGCTCTCGCTTCAAACATTCAACCCGAAAGCAACCACGACGAGTGCCAATAGGAGATTGGCCGGGGGAAGCAGGAGGTACTTATATCTTTTTCAATTCAACAAATTTATGGGGATATAACGCGCAATTTGTGGAGTTCTGTGACACAATTAAAAGGggtcagttttttttgtttttctcttgcaTCAAACAATACCCTCCAGGAAAATTAAAGCGGCGGGAGATTATAGCTAAGTGACTTCACAGAGGCACCAAAGGATGCCGTTagcacaaaaaaacagatttCATATGTACTACATgtcacacgaaaaaaaaagagagttaATTTCAGGAGTAGTATACTAAAAGAGCAGCCAAAAAACCAGAATAAAATGAGGAAACTTTTGATacaaacacaagaaaaagtttGTACGCCATTATTTGCTTAAATTTATCAAACATCAGATACAACCCGTTAGTATTAAACCCAGCCTGCGACAATTGCAAcacaacatttaaaaatgttCTCTCCTTATTTCATAACGAAAAGTGAAGTGCACAACACAGCACCAACGCTGATAGAACATCAGGCAGCAAGGGTGACGCTACTGCCAAATGCGCCATAAGTGATGCCTACACGAGGAGTGCCATTAAGGCTTTTGCCTCCAACTTTCCAGAGGAACTGAACCGCGTTTTCATAGCCCATGGGTTGCTTGACGAGAACGTTCACTTCTGTCACACGAGCGTTGTGGTTAATGCCATGATCGACGCGGGCAAACCGTGCTGCAGCGTTGTTTACCCTGGTGAGCGCCACTCCCTTCGGAAGAAGAAGGCATCGCGACTACACCATGACGCGATGCTCGCAAAGACACTTATGGAGGTGCTTTAATTGTGGACTACTTGCGTTGTGTAGTGTACTGGTAGCGGTTGCTTAATTACGAGGGAAACATGCTTGTTGCACATCTGTGTGGCTGGGGATGTGCTTGaccaataatgatgataacatCTGCGGCAGTGCTCGCGTGCactttaatttatttttgtatggGAAGAGTCACACACCATTTCTACCTTCCCTGCCTTCCGTGCTACAGTAGTTGTACCCGTTTCCGCTGTGCTGCAACCAATATGTTCATTTCACTATGCATTtccaatacacacacacacacatgcacatacaTTTTCCTTCTAGTATATGTACCGTAGCACCACAACGAATGCCCACCACCCTTGTGAGAATGATGAGATTGCCATCATACTATTGGAAGACGAGTCTGAACCCTGATGCATTTTATCATGCGGCACTGACGATCTTACATTGCGGTTAGTTGTGATCCCCTTGCCCATGTGTTTTTGTATGCTGCTTGCAGGAACGTGGCAGGCCACCGAGGTCACACTCGTGCTTCGCGTGGTTCAACAACATGGTCCCAGATTGTAGGTTCTTTGTTACTGGTGTGTATGATGAGAAACCTATTTTTATGTAACTCGGGAGAACTGAGCATATTACCTGATGAGTAAACAATCAATCGTTAGATAGTAGCACTGATGTTACCTCTTGGTTTTATGTGTGTTGTAACTTTCCACTGTTGTCATTATCATCCCCTTTAATAGCGAGTGGTCTTTGTGTGCATCTCCGCAAACCACTCGTCTACACCGGGGGAAAGATAAACGAGTGGAATGTTGTTAGtgttgtgtgtctgtgtccGTCGTACTAGTaaaggatgatgaggatgcgGCCACCCCACGCGACGTGATGCGGTGTGTTGTTGACACTGCAGGCGTGTAGTTTCCCCTCCGCTGCCGTTGCAAAAGCAAACCCATTTTGGGCAACATACGCAGCCGCGCGCCACAAGACGCCTCCACCGCTCGACGGGGTGCCGCCATGACGCGGGTCCCGAGCCAAAGTCCCTCGCCCGAATTTCCGAAGGCAGTGAGTGCCTCGCGTGGGGAGACCTGCGCGCAGTAAAACCTCGTGCCGCTGGCGGTGCGGGGGCCACCGGCTGTGGTGGTTGATCCCCTCTGGTGGATCCCACAGCAGCAACTACGCGGGCCGTACTTTCGTCGGTGCGAGACTCCCCACCCGGTGGTATGAATGGCGGGCACCACTGAGTACACGTATAGCCATGAGCGGCATGTGCAGAAGAGGGCTTACAAAGGAGGCAGCGCGAGCGAGCGAATGGGTAACACTGGCGCGCTGCAGAGAAAGCAGCATCATTTCACCGCATCCGTTTGCGGGCGTGTGGTGCGCACCCGCTGACTCGCATATGCGTTCacattcacctcctccttcttttctcatttttatcCCCTACTTGAGAACAGATACAAACTACCCCACCTTGCCATACCCCTTCACACACCTATTATGTATTGTACCTGCACCATCACGTGATGAGCATTCAATTCACATCGCGACACACCGATGATTCAAATGAGTGAGCTACGAATGGAATAAATTAAATCGAGAAAGAACAGCTGAGATGCCTACGTGCTTGTGCGCTTGTGCTACTTCCCCTCTTGTAGTCCCCCTTCTATACCTGTGTCGTCGTCATTCCATCTTAATCGAAGGTGATGTCTGTTCCTGATGACGAGCACTCATTTCAAGCTGCGCGAGCATAAGCGTGTTGCTCCGTGGTCGGGTGACGTGCGAGACACCGCTCACACCCTATTACTGTGATGGGTGCCCACTAGCCTTGTGAGAATGATGAGATTGCCATCATACTATTGGAAGACGAGTCTGAACCCTGATGCATTTTATCATGCGGCACTGACGATCTTACATTGCGGTTAGTTGTGATCCCCTTGCCCATGTGTTTTTGTATGCTGCTTGCAGGAACGTGGCAGGCTACCGAGGTCACACTCGTGCTTCGCGTGGTTCAACAACATGGTCCCAGATTGTAGGTTCTTTGTTACTGGTGTGTATGATGAGAAACCTATTTTTATGTAACTCGGGAGAACTGAGCATATTACCTGATGAGTAAACAATCAATCGTTAGATAGTAGCACTGATGTTACCTCTTGGTTTTATGTGTGTTGTAACTTTCCACTGTTGTCATTATCATCCCCTTTAATAGCGAGTGGTCTTTGTGTGCATCTCCGCAAACCACTCGTCTACACCAGGGGAAAGATAAACGAGTGGAATGTTGTTAGTGTTGTGTGTCTCTGTGCTTTGAGTTGCCTCCGGTGTTCTTAACCTCAGACTCTGCTCTTACAGTTTCCGgtttatcgttttttttccttttgccttcATGtaaatatctttttttttatcctctTGTGTGAACTTTGTACGGATGCTTTCCATCACGGTACAACATAAGTGAGGTGTGTATTTTGTGATGTAATGTGGTTCTCGCGAGTGACGACTGGCCGTTGACCGGTTTGATCATAATAGCGAGTACATTAGCGCTTCATGATGTTTGTCTTTGCCCTGACGGTGTGGCACTGCAGAACGGGACAAGCTAACGTATCTGTGCTATGTTTTTGTCTGTACGTGCATATAAGATTTGTTTACCCGacgttatatatttgtttgtgttcgtTATTGTACACGTGTCTCTTCGCTGCTTGCACGATCCTCTTGCTACAAGAGCGGACGACCGTAGCTGCATCGGTAATAACTCCAACTGCTTTACCTCACTTTTCTGTTCCTTGTGTGGTAAGCAAACTGGCAAAGGTCTTAGCGGTTCGTGTGATTAGCAACGAATCAGTAGCGATAGCCACCACCGTATCGTTTCGAATAGACACACGGCGAAAGGTGAAGGGACGTGTGTTACATTGAGTAAAATTGCAGAGGCACAGTATCGTTGATTATGTCGGCCGGATCTCGTGGCCCACTTTCCCTGCTCATTGCCCGTGAACGTGATGCCAATGGTGTGAATGGCGATGTGAATGCAACGGCTGGACGCCTGCGTGACCGATACGATGGGAAGGGTGCCTCCGCCAGTGAGCGACGGCAGGATGCGACATCGCTGACCAACGAGTACTACGATATCGTTACAGATTTCTATGAATACGGTTGGGGGCAAAACTTCCACTTTGCTCCTCGGTACATGAATGAGACGTTCTACGAATCACTCGCACGGTATGAGTACTTTCTTGCGTACCATGCTCAGTTCAAACCGACGGACACTGTGCTAGACGTTGGCTGCGGGATTGGTGGGCCAGCACGAAACATGGTACGGTTCACATCGTGCAACGTGATGGGtgtaaataataatgagTATCAAATAAATCGCGCGCGGCAGCACGATTCCCGCTACGGGATGAGCGGTAAAATTAACTACACTAAGACCGACTTCTGTAACATGTGCTTTGGCGACAACGAGTTCGACGGAGCATACGCCATCGAGGCGACATGCCACTCAGAGAGTAAGGTAAAGTGCTATAGTGAAGTGTTTCGCGCTATCAAACCTGGTGCCTACTTTATGCTGTACGAGTGGTGTTTGACGGACCTGTATGACCCGGCAAATGAGGAACACCAGCGTGTCCGGCATGGTATCGAACTTGGCGACGGTCTTCCTGAACTCGACACGATGCGGCAGGTTGTCGCAGCGGTAAAGGCCGCCGGTTTCGTTGTGGAAGAGAGCTTTGACATGGCGGAACGATTCGAAAGTGGCGAGCCGAAGAGCGTCCCGTGGTATGAGCCACTGCAGGGGAGTTACACGTCGCTGAGTGGACTTCGGGCGACCCCTGCAGGGCGCTGGTTGACGAGTGTAACATGTCGTTTGCTCGAGGCTGTGCGCCTCGCACCGGCAGGTACATGTAAGGCGACAGAGATCCTCGAAGAAGGAGCGGTGAACCTTGTCAAGGGGGGCGAACTTGGGATATTCACGCCATCCTTCTTTGTGAAGGCGCGTAAACCGCGTCTTGGGGAAGAGCTGTCGTGCTAACTGTGGCCGGGGACTATTGGTGTTTTCTTTAGAGGGTAGCAGTCTCATTTGCTCCATATGTGAGAGTGCCCTTCAGCTTCATCTCGGCACAGAGGCCGCACGCTGTGAAGTAGTGCTTGTTTGGCAGGAAGGGGAGCGGTCAGTTTTGTTGCGGTCGACGTGGTGGTGGGTGTAACCGCTGTACGTATCAGTTAGCGTATTTTTAACCATA
The genomic region above belongs to Trypanosoma brucei brucei TREU927 chromosome 10, whole genome shotgun sequence and contains:
- a CDS encoding glyceraldehyde 3-phosphate dehydrogenase cytosolic (identical to SP:P10097: Glyceraldehyde 3- phosphate dehydrogenase, cytosolic (GAPDH). {Trypanosoma brucei brucei;}), coding for MVIRVGINGFGRIGRVVFRAAQRRNDIEIVGINDLLDADYMAYMLKYDSTHGRFEGAVEVQGGALVVNGKKIRVTSERDPANLKWNEINVDVVVESTGLFLSDDTARKHIQAGAKKVVITGPSKDDTPMFVMGVNHTTYKGEAIVSNASCTTNCLAPLAKVLNDKFGIVEGLMTTVHATTATQKTVDGPSQKDWRGGRGAAQNIIPSSTGAAKAVGKIIPSLNGKLTGMAFRVPTPNVSVVDLTVRLERPATYKQICDAIKAASEGELKGILGYVDEEIVSSDINGIPLTSVFDARAGISLNDNFVKLVSWYDNETGYSNKVLDLIAHITK
- a CDS encoding sterol 24-c-methyltransferase, putative, with product MSAGSRGPLSLLIARERDANGVNGDVNATAGRLRDRYDGKGASASERRQDATSLTNEYYDIVTDFYEYGWGQNFHFAPRYMNETFYESLARYEYFLAYHAQFKPTDTVLDVGCGIGGPARNMVRFTSCNVMGVNNNEYQINRARQHDSRYGMSGKINYTKTDFCNMCFGDNEFDGAYAIEATCHSESKVKCYSEVFRAIKPGAYFMLYEWCLTDLYDPANEEHQRVRHGIELGDGLPELDTMRQVVAAVKAAGFVVEESFDMAERFESGEPKSVPWYEPLQGSYTSLSGLRATPAGRWLTSVTCRLLEAVRLAPAGTCKATEILEEGAVNLVKGGELGIFTPSFFVKARKPRLGEELSC